The Streptomyces sp. NBC_01689 genome includes a window with the following:
- a CDS encoding acyltransferase, which produces MNNTSAASRTRHHTVTVRAGEATAERVRLSVYDLMTGTFATPRTFYYRRTLDAAALRASLAATLPHYPLLTGRLVRDDDRGLSVVCDDAGVPFTESHSDRPMPEYGLGRSAKDDIGSYLHKASAFRIVGHDTPLLTVRVTHMRGGGSVLGVSINHSIVDGAGYLDFLRHWSRVHHGEEHRAAPYARTLLDGLAEGAAPDAARHSSQYALVSGPRKARFILRVNAGARRVRTLTLRFAAEEVRALKEHARAGLAGSGLRVSSGDALSAHLWKVLADLRARPDDSAERLGMVVGLRSALRAALPDGYWGNAVTNVTPEMRAAELRAASLADTVAAVRRAVDGITADRVRDEAAFLEAQRDARRTHLVLSRMALDAFGGTVAVNNVSRLPVYEIDLGAGRPFWFEFPASPVPWSILITPTPVDDGSRDVHFSVPRESARALLTPEWTKRLHTYAPDA; this is translated from the coding sequence ATGAACAACACTTCAGCTGCGTCCCGGACACGGCACCACACCGTCACCGTCCGGGCCGGCGAAGCGACCGCGGAGCGCGTGCGCCTGAGCGTCTACGACCTCATGACCGGCACGTTCGCGACCCCGCGCACCTTCTACTACCGCCGGACGCTGGACGCCGCGGCGCTGCGCGCCTCACTGGCCGCGACCCTGCCGCACTACCCGCTGCTGACCGGACGGCTGGTCCGTGACGACGACCGCGGGCTCAGCGTCGTCTGCGACGACGCGGGCGTCCCGTTCACCGAGAGCCACAGCGACCGGCCCATGCCCGAGTACGGCTTGGGCCGTTCGGCCAAGGACGACATCGGCTCCTACCTCCACAAGGCCAGCGCCTTCCGGATCGTCGGGCACGACACCCCGCTGCTGACCGTGCGGGTCACCCATATGCGCGGCGGCGGCTCGGTCCTCGGCGTCTCGATCAACCACAGCATCGTCGACGGCGCGGGATACCTCGACTTCCTGCGGCACTGGTCGCGCGTCCACCACGGCGAGGAGCACCGCGCGGCCCCGTACGCCCGCACGCTCCTCGACGGCCTCGCGGAGGGCGCCGCGCCCGACGCCGCACGGCACAGCAGCCAGTACGCCCTGGTGTCCGGACCGCGGAAGGCCCGCTTCATCCTCCGGGTCAACGCCGGTGCGCGACGCGTGCGCACCCTCACCCTGCGCTTCGCCGCCGAGGAGGTGCGGGCGCTGAAGGAGCACGCCCGCGCCGGGCTCGCCGGCAGCGGTCTGCGGGTCTCCAGCGGCGACGCGCTCAGCGCGCACCTGTGGAAGGTCCTCGCCGACCTGCGGGCGCGCCCAGACGACAGCGCGGAGCGGCTCGGCATGGTCGTCGGCCTGCGCTCCGCGCTGCGCGCGGCCCTGCCCGACGGGTACTGGGGCAACGCCGTCACCAACGTCACGCCGGAGATGCGGGCCGCGGAACTGCGCGCCGCCTCGCTCGCCGACACCGTCGCGGCCGTCCGCCGGGCCGTCGACGGCATCACCGCCGACCGGGTACGCGACGAGGCCGCCTTCCTGGAGGCCCAGCGCGACGCCCGCCGCACCCACCTCGTCCTGAGCCGGATGGCCCTGGACGCCTTCGGGGGAACCGTCGCGGTCAACAACGTCAGCCGGCTGCCCGTCTACGAGATCGACCTCGGCGCGGGACGGCCGTTCTGGTTCGAGTTCCCCGCCAGCCCCGTGCCGTGGTCGATCCTGATCACTCCCACACCGGTGGACGACGGCAGCCGGGACGTGCACTTCAGCGTCCCGCGCGAGAGCGCGCGGGCACTCCTCACGCCGGAGTGGACCAAGCGGCTGCACACGTACGCGCCGGACGCCTGA
- the metK gene encoding methionine adenosyltransferase has product MSHRLFTSESVTEGHPDKIADQISDTILDALLRQDPTSRVAVETLITTGLVHVAGEVATTAYVPIAQLVRDKILEIGYDSSVKGFDGLSCGVSTSIGTQSPDIAQGVDSAYEKRAGDGQSDDLDQQGAGDQGLMFGYATDETPELMPLPIHLAHRLSHRLSEVRKNGTVPYLRPDGKTQVTIEYDGDRAVRLDTVVVSSQHSADIDLDSLLAPDIREFVVEPEVRALADNGIKLDTEGYRLLVNPTGRFEIGGPMGDAGLTGRKIIIDTYGGMARHGGGAFSGKDPSKVDRSAAYAMRWVAKNVVAAGLASRCEVQVAYAIGKARPVGLFVETFGTHTVDVDRIEKAIDEVFDLRPAAIIRDLDLLRPIYAQTAAYGHFGREGDAFTWERTDRVNALRTAVGL; this is encoded by the coding sequence GTGTCTCACCGCCTGTTCACCTCGGAGTCCGTCACAGAGGGACACCCCGACAAGATCGCCGACCAGATCAGCGACACCATCCTCGACGCGCTGCTGCGCCAGGACCCCACCTCACGCGTGGCGGTGGAGACACTGATCACCACCGGCCTGGTGCACGTGGCCGGCGAGGTCGCGACCACCGCCTACGTGCCGATCGCCCAGCTCGTCCGGGACAAGATCCTGGAGATCGGCTACGACTCCTCCGTCAAGGGCTTCGACGGACTGTCGTGCGGGGTGTCCACGTCGATCGGCACCCAGTCCCCCGACATCGCCCAGGGCGTCGACTCCGCGTACGAGAAGCGCGCCGGGGACGGCCAGAGCGACGACCTGGACCAGCAGGGCGCCGGTGACCAGGGCCTGATGTTCGGCTACGCGACGGACGAGACCCCGGAGCTGATGCCGCTGCCGATCCACCTCGCGCACCGGCTCTCCCACCGGCTCTCCGAGGTCCGCAAGAACGGCACGGTCCCCTACCTGCGCCCCGACGGCAAGACCCAGGTCACCATCGAGTACGACGGCGACCGGGCGGTCCGCCTGGACACCGTCGTCGTGTCCTCCCAGCACTCCGCGGACATCGACCTCGACTCGCTGCTCGCCCCGGACATCCGCGAGTTCGTCGTCGAACCGGAGGTGCGGGCGCTCGCGGACAACGGCATCAAGCTGGACACCGAGGGCTACCGCCTGCTGGTCAACCCGACCGGCCGCTTCGAGATCGGCGGCCCGATGGGCGACGCCGGCCTCACCGGCCGCAAGATCATCATCGACACGTACGGCGGCATGGCCCGTCACGGCGGCGGCGCCTTCTCCGGCAAGGACCCGTCCAAGGTCGACCGTTCCGCCGCGTACGCGATGCGCTGGGTCGCCAAGAACGTCGTCGCCGCCGGGCTCGCCTCGCGCTGCGAGGTCCAGGTCGCCTACGCCATCGGCAAGGCGCGGCCGGTCGGCCTGTTCGTGGAGACCTTCGGCACCCACACCGTCGACGTCGACCGGATCGAGAAGGCCATCGACGAGGTCTTCGACCTGCGCCCGGCCGCGATCATCCGCGACCTCGACCTGCTGCGCCCGATCTACGCGCAGACCGCCGCCTACGGCCACTTCGGCCGCGAGGGCGACGCCTTCACGTGGGAGCGCACCGACCGCGTCAACGCCCTGCGGACAGCGGTCGGGCTGTAG
- a CDS encoding nucleosidase: MSLHPVTDHAFSPRLIGEIRSDAPLIVAAVAEEAAHLDGRFPLLVTGMGKVNAAAALALTLSRGERPGEIVNLGTAGALKDGLPGVHEISRVVQHDFDTALLHRISGRVYGAPLTVGADRGPTLATGDTFVTDSAVRDRLAQEADLVDMEGYAVATVAQHLNIPVRLVKFVSDSADEDARTTWPEALDHAAGILAGWVAQHLPAPRTPRRLPRRTRTSAVFTVHPLSAPRAA, translated from the coding sequence GTGTCCCTCCACCCGGTCACCGACCACGCGTTCTCCCCCCGCCTCATCGGTGAGATCCGCTCCGACGCGCCGCTGATCGTCGCGGCCGTGGCGGAGGAGGCGGCCCACCTCGACGGCCGCTTCCCCCTGCTGGTCACCGGGATGGGAAAGGTCAACGCGGCCGCGGCCCTCGCCCTCACCCTGTCCCGGGGCGAGCGCCCCGGCGAGATCGTCAACCTCGGCACGGCCGGAGCGCTGAAGGACGGCCTGCCGGGCGTCCACGAGATCTCCCGGGTCGTCCAGCACGACTTCGACACCGCCCTCCTGCACCGGATCAGCGGCCGCGTCTACGGTGCCCCCCTCACCGTGGGCGCGGACCGCGGGCCCACCCTCGCGACCGGCGACACCTTCGTCACGGACTCCGCCGTCCGCGACCGGCTCGCCCAGGAGGCCGACCTCGTCGACATGGAGGGCTACGCCGTCGCGACCGTGGCACAGCACCTCAACATCCCCGTACGTCTCGTCAAGTTCGTCAGTGACAGCGCCGACGAGGACGCACGTACCACCTGGCCCGAGGCACTCGACCACGCCGCCGGAATCCTGGCCGGCTGGGTCGCACAGCACCTCCCCGCACCCCGCACGCCCCGCCGCCTCCCCCGCCGCACCCGCACGTCCGCCGTCTTCACCGTCCACCCGCTGTCAGCGCCCCGCGCCGCATAG
- a CDS encoding transglutaminase-like domain-containing protein, translating to MAENTGAAAAAGTATETATLAATEFLDHRSPAVRAFVDKTLARAKESETKTQKAIALYYAVRDGITYEVYGADLTRHGLSATGVLEKGFGFCVHKSILYAAALRAVGIPSRVYYGDVRNHLASPRLRELVGGDVFRFHSLTVVELDGRWVKATPVFNKLLCKLYKIKPLDFDGRTDSLYHPFDEDGRQHMEFIHEHGSFDDVPYDLVVGGIQRAHPQLFASAHTTVSGSLADEAATATV from the coding sequence ATGGCAGAGAACACCGGTGCCGCGGCTGCGGCCGGCACCGCCACCGAGACGGCCACTCTGGCCGCGACCGAGTTCCTGGACCACCGCTCGCCGGCCGTCCGCGCGTTCGTCGACAAGACCCTCGCCCGGGCCAAGGAGAGCGAGACAAAGACGCAGAAGGCGATCGCGCTCTACTACGCGGTGCGCGACGGCATCACCTACGAGGTGTACGGCGCCGATCTGACCCGGCACGGGCTGAGCGCGACCGGCGTGCTGGAGAAGGGCTTCGGGTTCTGCGTCCACAAGTCCATCCTCTACGCGGCCGCGCTGCGCGCCGTGGGCATCCCGAGCCGCGTCTACTACGGCGACGTGCGCAACCACCTCGCCTCGCCGCGGCTGCGGGAGCTGGTCGGCGGGGACGTCTTCCGCTTCCACAGCCTGACCGTGGTCGAGCTCGACGGCAGGTGGGTGAAGGCGACCCCGGTCTTCAACAAGCTTCTCTGCAAGCTCTACAAGATCAAGCCGCTGGACTTCGACGGCCGCACGGACAGCCTGTACCACCCGTTCGACGAGGACGGCCGGCAGCACATGGAGTTCATCCACGAGCACGGCTCCTTCGACGACGTCCCCTACGACCTGGTGGTCGGCGGGATCCAGCGGGCCCACCCGCAGCTGTTCGCGAGCGCCCACACCACCGTCTCCGGATCGCTGGCCGACGAGGCCGCGACCGCGACGGTCTGA
- a CDS encoding acyl-CoA dehydrogenase family protein yields the protein MMRWSEEQQELREAIGAVASKAGADHLERDRDGTFDRDGWQRLRDVGLFGLPFDPLHGGLGKDLLTTVHVLEQLGHDCQDSGLNFSVSTHMVSTGVPLQRFGSSALKARYLPEICAGTMIGAHAITEPSGGSDVMGMQTTAVLDGDDFVLNGSKSFISNASIADVIVVYARTGAPGDLAGITAFLVRRDSPGLSVGNPISKMGLRTSPLAEVFLDDVRVPRDHVVGSKGAGFLIFDHVMKWEILCGFGINVGEMRRRLERCVEYARTRTQFGSVIGANQSVANMIVEMRIDLETSQKWIYDTAEKVQSKADAASDVAMTKLVVSEANVRSALNAIQVFGGYGYVSEYGVEKDLRDAVGGRIYSGTSEIQRQRLATLMGLNRPLRPAQA from the coding sequence ATGATGCGCTGGAGCGAGGAACAGCAGGAACTGCGTGAGGCGATCGGCGCCGTGGCCTCGAAGGCCGGCGCCGACCACCTCGAACGCGACCGGGACGGCACGTTCGACCGGGACGGCTGGCAACGACTCAGGGACGTGGGCCTGTTCGGGCTGCCGTTCGACCCCCTCCACGGGGGTCTGGGCAAGGACCTGCTGACCACCGTCCATGTGCTGGAGCAGCTCGGCCACGACTGCCAGGACTCCGGGCTGAACTTCTCGGTCTCCACCCACATGGTCAGCACCGGTGTCCCGCTCCAGCGGTTCGGTTCGTCGGCGCTCAAGGCCCGCTACCTGCCGGAGATCTGCGCCGGCACGATGATCGGCGCGCACGCCATCACCGAACCCTCCGGCGGTTCGGACGTGATGGGGATGCAGACCACCGCCGTCCTGGACGGCGACGACTTCGTCCTCAACGGGAGCAAGTCGTTCATCAGCAACGCCTCGATCGCCGACGTGATCGTCGTCTACGCCCGGACCGGCGCGCCCGGTGACCTGGCCGGGATCACCGCGTTCCTGGTGCGCCGCGACTCGCCGGGCCTGTCGGTCGGCAACCCCATCTCGAAGATGGGGCTGCGCACCTCGCCGCTGGCCGAGGTCTTCCTGGACGACGTCCGGGTGCCCCGGGACCACGTGGTCGGCAGCAAGGGCGCGGGGTTCCTCATCTTCGACCACGTCATGAAGTGGGAGATCCTGTGCGGCTTCGGGATCAACGTCGGCGAGATGCGCCGGCGCCTGGAGCGGTGCGTGGAGTACGCCCGTACCCGTACCCAGTTCGGGTCGGTCATCGGCGCGAACCAGTCGGTCGCCAACATGATCGTCGAGATGCGGATCGACCTGGAGACCTCACAGAAGTGGATCTACGACACCGCCGAGAAGGTGCAGTCCAAGGCCGACGCCGCCAGTGACGTCGCGATGACCAAGCTGGTGGTGAGCGAGGCGAACGTGCGCTCCGCGCTGAACGCGATCCAGGTCTTCGGCGGTTACGGCTACGTCAGCGAGTACGGAGTCGAGAAGGACCTGCGGGACGCCGTGGGCGGGCGGATCTACTCCGGCACCTCGGAGATCCAGCGCCAGCGTCTGGCCACCCTCATGGGCCTGAACCGTCCGCTCAGGCCCGCGCAGGCCTGA
- a CDS encoding ectoine synthase yields the protein MFIREKSQVTPVEWGSGPSHRLLVEADNMGFGICHTVVRAGTKSRLQYRRHLEACYCISGSGRVEAADGSVAQDLTPGVLYVLDEHDAHFLIASPDQDMELVSVFNPPLRGDESHALSDEAFSQY from the coding sequence ATGTTCATTCGCGAGAAGTCGCAGGTCACACCGGTCGAGTGGGGAAGCGGTCCGAGTCACCGCCTCCTGGTCGAAGCGGACAACATGGGCTTCGGCATCTGTCACACCGTCGTCCGCGCGGGCACGAAGTCACGGCTGCAGTACCGGCGTCACCTCGAGGCGTGCTACTGCATCTCCGGCTCGGGCCGTGTCGAGGCCGCCGACGGCAGCGTCGCGCAGGACCTGACCCCCGGTGTGCTGTACGTCCTCGACGAGCACGACGCCCACTTCCTGATCGCCTCCCCCGACCAGGACATGGAGCTCGTGAGCGTCTTCAACCCGCCGCTGAGGGGCGACGAGAGCCACGCGCTCAGCGACGAAGCCTTTTCCCAGTACTGA
- a CDS encoding acyl carrier protein gives MTIQRDITAHIVAEYLPGTPVSELDPSYDLLENGVISSLDLLRLIEWLGDRFDIPFADLEISPDDFRSVAAVEKVVRRYAGVTAPE, from the coding sequence ATGACCATCCAACGCGACATCACCGCGCACATCGTGGCGGAGTACCTGCCCGGCACCCCCGTCTCGGAACTGGACCCGTCCTACGACCTGCTGGAGAACGGCGTCATCAGCAGCCTGGACCTGCTGCGGCTCATCGAGTGGCTGGGTGACCGCTTCGACATCCCGTTCGCCGACCTGGAGATCTCCCCGGACGACTTCCGGTCGGTCGCGGCCGTCGAGAAGGTCGTCCGCCGCTACGCCGGCGTCACCGCCCCCGAGTAA
- a CDS encoding AMP-binding protein gives MRAKQSPDDPALLFGGARDEVVTYAELVAAAERIGAELAGRYPDTRRPLALQASKSAVAIATVLACMRAGRPLLLASTELGRELLAELVGRSGCQAVLGVAEERLTHRPVTAAPGGPVLPEDTSLLLTTSGSTGIPKLVPLGAAGVDAFTSWAGSAFALGTGTRVLNFAPLNFDLTLLDIWGTLRHGGCVVPVDHDRSVDTKYLLGLLESTRPHVVQAVPMFFRLLTEAGTGSTFPGVRELLLTGDHVPRSVRAGLSRLFPAARLHNVYGCTETNDSMIHTFSAAEAADREVLPLGSPLPGVLVDVVADGEVLRGAGSGELLVSTPFQTSGYLGEAGAKDRFVVRGDRVWYRTGDVVTRSAGGELALVGRTDSQVKVRGVRINLEEVERVLQGHGGVAEAAVVAVPHPDSGRALHAFVRRSDDAVTGLQLRSYCAAKVNRAAIPAAFHLMTDPLPIGPTGKVSRRLLMEKIQ, from the coding sequence GTGCGTGCGAAGCAAAGCCCGGACGATCCGGCGCTGCTGTTCGGCGGCGCGCGGGACGAGGTCGTCACGTATGCCGAACTGGTCGCGGCGGCGGAGCGGATCGGTGCGGAGCTGGCCGGCCGGTATCCCGACACCCGCCGCCCGCTCGCGCTCCAGGCGTCGAAGTCGGCCGTGGCGATCGCCACGGTCCTGGCCTGCATGAGGGCCGGACGGCCGCTGCTGCTGGCCTCCACGGAACTCGGCCGGGAGCTCCTGGCCGAGCTGGTCGGACGCAGCGGCTGTCAGGCCGTCCTGGGCGTCGCCGAGGAGCGTCTGACGCACCGTCCGGTGACGGCCGCGCCGGGCGGGCCGGTGCTGCCCGAGGACACCAGCCTGCTGCTGACGACGTCCGGTTCCACCGGCATCCCCAAGCTCGTTCCGCTGGGCGCGGCCGGCGTCGACGCCTTCACCTCCTGGGCGGGCAGCGCGTTCGCGCTCGGCACCGGTACGCGGGTGCTGAACTTCGCCCCGCTCAACTTCGACCTGACCCTCCTGGACATCTGGGGCACGCTGCGGCACGGCGGCTGTGTCGTACCGGTGGACCACGACCGCAGCGTCGACACGAAGTACCTGCTCGGGCTGCTGGAGAGCACCCGGCCGCACGTCGTGCAGGCGGTGCCGATGTTCTTCCGGCTGCTGACCGAGGCGGGCACCGGGTCCACGTTCCCGGGCGTGCGTGAGCTGCTGCTGACGGGTGATCACGTGCCGCGGTCCGTGCGGGCCGGGCTGTCGCGGCTCTTCCCGGCGGCGCGGCTGCACAACGTGTACGGCTGCACCGAGACGAACGACAGCATGATCCACACGTTCTCCGCGGCCGAGGCCGCCGACCGGGAGGTGCTGCCCCTGGGCAGTCCGTTGCCGGGCGTGCTGGTGGACGTGGTGGCCGACGGCGAGGTGCTGCGCGGTGCCGGCAGCGGCGAACTGCTGGTCTCGACGCCGTTCCAGACCTCCGGGTACCTCGGCGAGGCCGGGGCGAAGGACCGGTTCGTGGTGCGCGGCGACCGTGTCTGGTACCGCACCGGTGATGTGGTCACCCGTTCCGCCGGCGGTGAACTGGCCCTGGTGGGCCGCACCGACTCGCAGGTCAAGGTGCGCGGTGTGCGCATCAACCTGGAGGAGGTCGAACGGGTCCTGCAGGGCCACGGAGGGGTCGCCGAGGCGGCCGTGGTGGCCGTGCCGCACCCCGACTCGGGACGTGCACTGCACGCGTTCGTCCGGCGCAGCGACGACGCGGTGACCGGACTGCAGCTGCGCAGCTACTGCGCCGCCAAGGTCAACCGGGCGGCCATTCCCGCCGCCTTCCACCTGATGACCGACCCACTGCCGATCGGGCCCACCGGCAAGGTGAGCCGTCGCCTGCTCATGGAGAAGATCCAATGA
- a CDS encoding LuxR C-terminal-related transcriptional regulator has protein sequence MSQMAATGPRTRPIRIAVLARRPLLVTALRALMAAEAELEAVGVADSRPQLLRLLDEQEPRVVLIDDSDPGWETGDILRAVVARGGGPAAVVLVDRCVDETALEHLRAGADGFVLHDAALSEIATAIRAVSDGYAVLPPPLTRRLVDLLVRRGPAQVAVEQVPQVATLTSREREIFDLIAAGMSNSEVAQELVLSEKTVKFHVSNLLRKLGVRSRAQAIVRAWDRGVLAGPRGGGF, from the coding sequence ATGTCGCAGATGGCCGCCACCGGTCCCCGTACCCGGCCGATCCGGATCGCCGTTCTGGCCCGTCGGCCGCTGCTCGTCACGGCGTTGCGCGCCCTGATGGCGGCGGAGGCGGAACTAGAAGCGGTCGGGGTGGCCGATTCCCGGCCGCAGTTGCTGCGTCTGCTGGACGAGCAGGAGCCGCGGGTCGTGCTGATCGACGACTCCGATCCGGGCTGGGAGACGGGTGACATCCTGCGCGCGGTCGTCGCCCGGGGCGGCGGCCCGGCGGCGGTGGTGCTCGTCGACCGGTGTGTGGACGAGACGGCGCTGGAGCATCTGCGGGCCGGCGCGGACGGGTTCGTGCTGCACGACGCGGCGCTCAGTGAGATCGCCACCGCGATCCGCGCGGTCTCGGACGGGTACGCCGTGCTGCCGCCGCCGCTGACCCGCCGGCTGGTGGACCTCCTGGTGCGGCGTGGGCCGGCGCAGGTGGCGGTGGAGCAGGTGCCTCAGGTGGCGACGCTGACGTCCCGGGAGCGGGAGATCTTCGATCTGATCGCGGCGGGCATGTCCAACAGCGAGGTCGCCCAGGAGCTGGTGCTGAGCGAGAAGACCGTGAAGTTCCACGTGTCGAACCTGCTGCGCAAGCTCGGTGTGCGCAGTCGTGCGCAGGCCATCGTCCGTGCGTGGGACCGGGGTGTTCTGGCCGGCCCGCGGGGCGGGGGTTTCTAG